The genomic DNA CTGCAACAAAGCCCCCCACTCTGCAAAAGAAAGTTGCTGCCGGGGCAGCACAATTTCTGCTTGAGACAGTTGCCGTATCAGAACATCGGTGCGTTCCGCGGATAAGCTGGGCAGGGGGGGAATGGCGCGGCGGGTCCTTTCACTACCAAGTTGCAGCATGACCCACAGGCAGTTGGTATCTGGGATAAGGTAAGAAGAACTCAGGCAGTAAGTGCGATCGCAGGGGTCGTATTTGCCATCTGTTTTGATTTGAGCGTGGGTTGCGTATCCCCAAACTTCCAACCACCCTTGTTCGGGATTAACTTCCACCGCCAAATAGTAATCTCCCACCAAACGAGGGACATCGACCCATTCCCGCGGTACTCGAAATTCGCTGCGATCCATAGTTTCGTCGGGCAAGCAAACCAGTGTCACCGGCTGCCGCTCTTCCCCTTGTAGCTGCCAAGTACAGCCATTCAGCAGCTCCCACTGCCGGGGGTGGGGAGGATGGGAATGCACGGCTATTGGCGTACCGGCTAGACAATCTTCCAGCCACGGTGTGAGCAGTTCCTGGCAAACCAAGTTCCAGTACACTTGCAGGCGTAGCCCCGCCACAGCATGGGTTTGACTGCGCTCTTGCGCCTGCTGGTGGAGGTCTGCTGGAATTTCTAGCCGTTGAAGTGCAAGATCTAAAAGCATCGGGACCACCTATTCCTTGAGGAGACTACCCTCCATAGCGTGTTCTTGTAGATGGTTCTGCAGCCACTCCTCCAAAGCCATACCAATTTCTTTGAGTACGGAGGAAGTAAGTTTTTTCTGCTGCGATTCTTGACTCCAGGAGGCAATCTCCCAAAGTAAAGATTGTTTGATACGGCTCAATCGCCGCGAGACGGTATACTGCTTGAGCTGTAATTGCTCGGCTATTTGTTGTTGGGTGCAGTTTTGACCGTAGTAAAGCAGCAACAATTGTCGGTTTTGTCCGTCGATGGCTGCCACGGCTTGGCACAAGCGATCGCTGATTTCAGCTTTTTGTTGCCGCCGCTGTTGCAGTTCTTCCTGACGCATCAGAGATACCCAGGGAATATCTTCCCCGGCTGCCGGAAAATCGTCCTGCCATTCGCCGCCCCCTTCAAACTTCGGTAAGTTGAGGGAAGTAACCGTCGGTTGCAGGTACCGACGCAAAGCTCCCGCCAGGTCTTGCAACCACCGCTCTACGGTTGCCCCAGAAACTGCCGACCCTTGGCAATCGTTGTAAAAGGAAGCGATCGCCTGCCAGGTTTCTCCATCCGGGCGGGAGAGCTGGCGGTTATTGAAAGTTCGATCGGTCCAACAGGTTTTGTAAGCCATCCAGACCAACCGATAGTTGGCAATCTGTTCGCTTCCCAACCCCAATGCCTGTAAGGCTTCCACGATCTGCTTTTGGCTTGCCTTGCGCAACAAACCCCAGTCGCTACGGGTTTCTACCTCTCGCTGCTGCCGTAAAACATCGCGAATGGTATGGCGAAAGCACAATCCGGCATAGGTACTGAGGCTGGCACCTTGATTGGGATTGTAGCGGGCAAGTAATGTGGGAACCGTCGCGATCGCAATTTGAAAGCAGTCCGATACGCCAAATTGAACGCCGTTTAGCTGGCGGGCAGTGTGCTGCGCCACCCAATAACACGACTCCTGTAAGTAAGCGGTTAAATGACCCAAAGCCAATTGTTCCCGCGAACTCGGGCTGCTCTGCTGCCAAATGCGATACCAATACAGCACCCAAAAATCCTGTGCGGCGCGATTGGCCGCACTCAGATCGGCAACAGATGCTTGTCGCTGTAGGTTCCGTAGCAGTACGGGCTCGGTGAACCACTGCTGGAAGCAGTCGTTTTCAAACCTCGCGAAGCTCGAAAACATCTCAGTAAGAGTACGACGAGGTGGCACCATACATCTGCAAATTGAACTTACATCGGATCGTACAGCAAATTTCCCATATTGAGAGCAAAATTTTGGAAATTTTTGGGGCGAGTGGGATCCCCCCCAACAGACGGCGGGTTGGCCATTTTGATTTTGCCAGTTTCCACGAGTGCATAAACGTTGGCACGCTCCCGCATAAGTCAATAACGCCGGCAAATCCTTAGGCGCATCTCAATCCAGCAAGGAACTCTTTTTCTTTTCTTATCTTTATTTGGGAGAATACCACCATGGACAATAACATACCCTATATCGCTCCAACCTTAGACCTGGGTACCGCAACGAAATTTAACCTGGGGATTTTTACCCTGGAAATCGGTGCTGGCTATTCCTGGGAGTTTGGTGACCTCATCGATGGCGATTGGAAAACCACCGATTTGCTGAATTTGGTTCCTGATTATACCCTAAGTTTGGCTTTAGGGGTTACCACTGAATTGCCAACAGCCGCTGACTCTGGCTTTTCCTATTCCGTTGGCGGACTGACGGAATTACCAACTACTCAAGATATTTCCTTGGGAACACAGGCCCAGGAGAAATATATTTCCAGTGCAGGTTGGGATATGGAAGTAGGTGGTTCTTTTACCATCCCACCGAGCAAAATTCCCCCCATCGATCTGGATTTTGCTGGCAGTAAGGGCATGAGCTTTTTCGCCGACCCAGACAGGGCACCTGCCTTGACAAAAGGCGGATCGGTCCATTTGGAAGTAGCTGCCGAAGAGTTTAATATGCCTTTAGATTTGTACAGTCAGGCAGCTGGTTCGGTGAGTTTTTCTCTGTTTGATTTGGGAGAAGACCTCATGAATGCCATTATCGACCTCGGTGCCAAAATTGGTGCCGAGGGAATATCGGCTCTGAGGGAGTTGAGTGCAGAGACCATTGATGCGATCGCGAACCATCCTACCATTGCCAGTTTTGTGAGCGAACTAACCGGTGGCGTGGGAGATTTAATCGGCGAATCTGTCGATGCAGCCAAGGAAATAAAAGACTTAGATGAGAAAACAGCCGCTACTCTCAAGGATTTTTCTAAGGAAGTTCTGTATGAAGTACGGGAACTAGGCGATGGCGTTATTGATGCAATTCTCGACAATTCCAATTCAGTTCTGCAAGAAATTCGGGAGTTAGATAATACCCTTCCCGCAGCTTTCGATACGGTTTCTGGCGAAGTTTTACATGAAATTCATTCTATAGGGTTTCAAACTTCCCTGAAGTTTTTCTACTCACAAGGGCTGTTGCAAGAAATTCGCGATCTGGATGAGCAAACGCTACAGCAGATGAGCAAGGTCCCCAAATACCTAATTTTAGAACTGAACGACAAAGATGGCAAAACTGACAACGGAAACCACGACGGTACCAATCCTCCATATACGCCGCCCAGTACACCCGTGACAATGCCTTTTACTACATTCTTCAATCCGGGCGATATTGATATTTCCCTTGGAGACATTTTCGACCCCATCAAGCCCATTATCGATCCCATTGTCAATCCCATCAAGCCCATTATCGATCCCATTATCGACCCCATTATCGATCCCATTATCGATCCCATTGACGATTTTAAAAAGATTCTTGAGAAGGCTTTGACAAAGCTTGACGATGCGATTGAGGCAATTCCAGAAATTACCGATAAAATTCCCGATCTCCTGAAAAAATACGGAGAGTCCATTATCGACACGCTCAACGAATTAGGTGAAGAGAGCATCGAGGCCATTACCAACCTTCCCGCATTTACCCGAGACGCCATCCTTACCTTTTCCCAGACACAAATCGATACAATTCGTAACTTATCCGACGAAGCATTTACCGTCTTCGCTGACTTTGCCGAATCGGATCTTATGTCGGGCATTTCCACCCTGGCGCAATACTCACAGGAGGTTGTTGATTCTCTACGCAACTTAACATCCGGACAAATCGAAAAAATTAGCAACCTCTCCGCCGATGCGATTGACGCCATTAGCACTCTGTCTGGGGATGAAATAGCCGCTCTGAAAAATCTTTCGACAGAAGCAGTTGACGGACTCAGCGACTTATCGAAATCTAACTTAGAGCAGCTACGTAATCTCTCGGACACCGTGTTCGCACAGATGCAAAATTTCGGCGAACAAGTTATTGGCGAACTGCAAATGGCTGGCGATTTCCTCATAAATAAGTTTGCCGAATACGGTCAAGACCTAAGTGGGATTGCTACCCAGATTCAAAATGTGGGCGAAGATATCCTCGATCGCATTTTGGAATATGCCGATGTGGGCAAATCCTTACTCGACATGGTAGAACAAGGTTTGGACAGCGGCTTCGAGCAATTTACGGAACTATCTAATGTCGTCGGTAGCTTTTTAGAAAAGTTACCAGAACAATTGCTGGAAACAACGGGTCAATTTGCCAATCAGTTTTTGGATCTGCTGCCAGAAATTCCCAATGAGCTACTAGAAAACTTCGACATCGACAGCATGATGTCGGAAATGCCTCTTGACTTTACCAAGCTCGATCTCCCAGATCTCCCCTTCAATTTGCTTGATTTAATACCAGACGACTTTGGCAGCAAACTTTTGGAAGTATTTCCGAAGGATATCATCCTAGATTTTGCCGAAAAACTACCAGGAGATTTCTTTGAAAAACTGATTGGTAATACCAATGAAGTCATTACCGATATACCAGAAAGTCTCCAAAAAGCATTACCCCTAGAAAACGAAACGTCTCCCGCATTATTAAACAAGGAGCAACTCAGCCAACTCCCGGCAGCAACTCAGGATATTCCACAAGAATTGGTTGAAGATTTTACTAAATTAGCAACTACTGCTGGTGAAAATCAGCCCATTGACAATGGTGGCAATACGGGAGGCAACCCGGGAGATCCTCTTGATGGCAATACGGGAGGCAATCCGGGAAGTCCAACCAAGATTTGCCTGCCATGTTGGCCCGGAAATACAATGCCCAATGACTTATTGGGACCTGGTGATATCAACTATACATTCCCCAATCTAGATACGCTGCCCCAGAACGATAATAACAATCCCCCGCTCTCTAACTTAGATGACCTCTATCAAGATGATGGCTTCTTATTAGGAGCAAACAAAATGCCATCTCCTCCTACAAGTATGGAGAGCAGCGTTTCCCAGGATGCATCGAACTCCGTACCGCCATCAGTTAGTAACGACATTCCCCAAGAATTCTCACCACTGACTTTTGAGTTGCCCCACCAAAACCCAATCGCTGATATAGCTGAGACAGAAACCCAAACCGAAAATATGGGTGGCGATCTTCGGTCCGAGGACTCCCCAAGCAACACATGGGAAAATACCAGCGATGTACATACCGACGCCAAAACCGAGCAAGTGGCGCAACAGAAACTTATTTCTCAGAAAGAGAACTCGAAAGGAACGCCAGAAGATGATAATGTGACCGGTGTTGATGGAGATGATGCGATCGCAACTTGGTCGGGAACCGACAACGTTCGCGGCAATGGCGGCAACGACATTATCAACGGCAATCAAGGGAACGATAATATCAGCGGCGGCGATGGCAACGATATCCTATTTGGCGGTCAAGACCACGATAACCTGCAAGGGGGCAACGGCAGCGATACCCTCGATGGCGGTCTTGGCAACGATTTTGTCGGTGGCGGCAACGGCGACGACCTGCTCCTAGCCGGTCAAGGGAGCGACCATGCCAGCGGCGACGATGGTAGCGATACCCTCTTTGGCGGTCAAGGAGAAGATATCCTCAATGGCAATAATGGCGATGACACCATCTTTGGCGGCCAGCAGGCAGATATCATCACCGGTGGCAACGGCAACGACTTCCTCAGTGGCGATTTGGGAGAAGATACGCTCACAGGTGGTGGCGGAAGCGATCGCTTTTTACTGCGACCTGTATCCGGTCCTGACACCATCACCGATTTTGAAGATGGCGTAGATGCTCTGGTTTTGCCTGCCAGCGACTTTCCCTTACAACCGAACGGGATTTCATTTGCCGAGGTGAGCATCATGCAAACTGCAAATGGCACGGTCATTTCCGCCAATGGAAATGCGATCGCTGTTCTAACCGGTGTAGAGGCCACCAACATCACCGCAGAAGATTTCCAAGAAGTTTCTAGCTTCTAAGAAAAAAACAGGGGCGTTTTTCCAAGCGTCCCTGTCCTGCTATTTCTAAAAAGCAATAATTCTCTGGATTTTCCAATCCCCCCGATAAACCCGCTCCATAAAAACATTCTATAAAAAATACCTCAATTATTTCTGGCAAATTTTTCTAAAAAAATCAAGATATGCGAACATTTCTCACCGTATACCCCCCCCAATTGCTGATGGGAAAAACCAGGGCTATACTAAAAATAACTTCAGGAGAGTCGCCTTGCACGCCAACCACCAACAGCAATCCAACCAACCAACAGATTTTTCCCCTACCATTCATTTGTTTTTAGCAGGGATAGCCTTGGTTGCCATTTCCTTGGGAACCCCTCCCACAGCTCAGGGGCAAATCATCCCCGATGCCACCCTGGGAAACGAAGCCTCCACACCCAATGCTACCACCCTAGACAGTAACCCCGCCCAACTCATTGAGGGGGGTGCCCAGCGCGGGAGCAACCTGTTTCACAGTTTTTCCGAATTTAACGTAGCGCCAGAGCAACAAGTGTATTTTGCCACGCCCAACGGCATCCAGCGCATCTTCAGTCGGGTCACGGGAACCAATCCCTCGGAAATTGCCGGAACATTGGGCGTGTTGGGAGCGGCCGACTTGTTTTTACTCAACCCCAACGGCATTGTATTTGGTCCCAACGCTCGTTTGGATGTGAATGGTGCTTTCATCGCCACCAGCGCCGACAGCATTCTGTTTGAAAACAATCGCAGCTTCAGCGCCAGCAATCCCCAAGCACCACCGTTACTAACCGTAAACATGCCTTTAGGCTTGCAAATGGGTACTGGACCAGGTAGGCTCCTCAATCAGTCTGTAGAAGGACTGGAAGTTCCCCCACAGCAAACTTTAGCGTTCATAGGAGGGGAACTGCTGTTCGACCAGGGGATTCTCCTAGCACCAGGGGGGCACATCGAAATGGCAGCTTTGGGAGATAATGCAACCGTTGCCTTTGAACCAACAAATGGGGAATATGCCCTAGAAAGCATTTCCCAGCGCCCTTTGCTTCCTGTCACCCTCATCGGTCAAGCGATCGCGGATGTCAGTGGCGAGGGCAAGAATTACTTGCAAGTTCAAGGTAGTCGCCTTCACCTCATCCAAGGCGCCGCCTTGCTTGCCGTGAATTACGGACAGATCGATGAAACTCGTGCGATCGTAACGGCCCCAGAAGGCATTTTACTCTCCGGGACGCTCCCCAACGGTATACCTGGCGGCATTTTTCTCCGGGTTTTTGGAACTGGTAACGCTGCCGATTTGCTCGTCAACACCAGTACCCTTACCATAGAATCGGGCGCTGCCATTTCGGCAAGCACCTTCGCTGAGGGGAACGCTGGCAACATCACCATCAACGCC from Geitlerinema sp. PCC 9228 includes the following:
- a CDS encoding sigma-70 family RNA polymerase sigma factor, which gives rise to MFSSFARFENDCFQQWFTEPVLLRNLQRQASVADLSAANRAAQDFWVLYWYRIWQQSSPSSREQLALGHLTAYLQESCYWVAQHTARQLNGVQFGVSDCFQIAIATVPTLLARYNPNQGASLSTYAGLCFRHTIRDVLRQQREVETRSDWGLLRKASQKQIVEALQALGLGSEQIANYRLVWMAYKTCWTDRTFNNRQLSRPDGETWQAIASFYNDCQGSAVSGATVERWLQDLAGALRRYLQPTVTSLNLPKFEGGGEWQDDFPAAGEDIPWVSLMRQEELQQRRQQKAEISDRLCQAVAAIDGQNRQLLLLYYGQNCTQQQIAEQLQLKQYTVSRRLSRIKQSLLWEIASWSQESQQKKLTSSVLKEIGMALEEWLQNHLQEHAMEGSLLKE
- a CDS encoding DUF1822 family protein, encoding MLLDLALQRLEIPADLHQQAQERSQTHAVAGLRLQVYWNLVCQELLTPWLEDCLAGTPIAVHSHPPHPRQWELLNGCTWQLQGEERQPVTLVCLPDETMDRSEFRVPREWVDVPRLVGDYYLAVEVNPEQGWLEVWGYATHAQIKTDGKYDPCDRTYCLSSSYLIPDTNCLWVMLQLGSERTRRAIPPLPSLSAERTDVLIRQLSQAEIVLPRQQLSFAEWGALLQRSPVLEEICHHRQLPGDRTPEVTHLDRWLENVFEAGWQSLEVLLGRTPEWAMGWRRESAEHLCRRVKAIDFADPYPPLWLFVLLEPETDGQLGIRMRLLPKSVDACLPASLRLTLRSAEGDEVQTVQARQQDKSIQFKRFRCPRGIAFTVEIAIAEIKRSEKFVT